Proteins encoded together in one Aeromonas encheleia window:
- a CDS encoding bifunctional acetate--CoA ligase family protein/GNAT family N-acetyltransferase: MKPSGLDRLFKPQSIAVIGASTDPQKAGHVVIRHLLAGQFKGPILPVSPHSQAIAGVLAYPDIPSLPLSPDLAIVCTRRERVLPLIEELGKKGTGAAIILAAQFSAEDRHQLQRLCRQYGIRLLGPNSMGMLLPGQGINASFSPIAATPGQVAFLSQSAAVSTTILDWAKQREIGFSAFVSLGDHCDIDFGQLLDQLSRDGSTRAILIYMDKLHDARHFLSAARAASRNKPILVLKSGRHDPANGLDNVYDAAIRRAGMLRVRDTHELFATVETLSHSLTLKGERLAILSNGRGLANMAADVLLERGGKLAMPPQDIGSDADVDAYRQALDALLQGDGADAILLIHAPSLTARGAALAGNLIDFIKQHPRARRFNILTNWAGEYSAQAGRRLFNEAGIPTYRTPESAVTAFMHMVEYRRNQKQLMETPASLQAGQLDVERCQQLIQQALDRKQRVLDTHLVHPIMQAAGLSTLPTWIVSDAIEAALTAEQIGYPVAVKLRSPDITHKSEVHGVMLNLRTSAEVAQAADAILDRVRQHDPGARIEGLLVQRMAKRSGGLELRIRLQQDPVFGPVILLGESGAAPHEMVAALPPLNQALARYQIIGALKQGKIREQASPARLDIDALGRVLCQLSELLLAFPEIQELDLHPLQACADEMVILDARLVLLAEGQQALPLAIRPYPTELEEGAWLKDQSHVLLRPIRPEDEPAHKQFVLKVSDEDRYKRFFADVGELGHEELARMTQIDYDREMAFVAVGQDGAFNQQILGVVRAISNPDLSDAEFAILIRSDLKGMGLGKLMMEKIVRYARERGIGQLSGMTMPSNRGMINLAKRLGFQIDIQLEDGVVNMALPCADKGI, translated from the coding sequence ATGAAACCAAGCGGCCTGGATCGGCTCTTCAAACCCCAATCGATTGCCGTCATCGGCGCCTCGACCGACCCGCAGAAGGCGGGCCATGTGGTGATCAGGCACCTGCTCGCGGGTCAGTTCAAGGGCCCCATACTGCCGGTCAGCCCCCACAGCCAGGCCATCGCCGGCGTGCTCGCCTATCCCGATATCCCCAGCCTGCCGCTGTCCCCCGACCTTGCCATCGTCTGCACCCGGCGCGAGCGGGTACTGCCACTCATCGAGGAGCTCGGCAAGAAGGGCACAGGCGCCGCCATCATACTGGCCGCCCAGTTCTCCGCCGAGGATCGCCATCAGTTGCAGAGGCTGTGCCGCCAATACGGCATCCGCCTGCTCGGCCCCAACAGCATGGGCATGCTCTTGCCGGGGCAGGGCATCAACGCCAGCTTCTCCCCCATCGCCGCCACCCCAGGGCAGGTGGCCTTCCTCTCCCAGTCGGCGGCGGTCAGCACCACCATCCTCGACTGGGCCAAACAGCGGGAGATCGGTTTCTCGGCCTTCGTCTCCCTCGGGGATCATTGCGACATCGACTTTGGCCAGCTGCTGGATCAGCTCTCCCGCGACGGCTCGACCCGCGCCATCCTGATCTACATGGACAAGCTGCACGATGCCCGCCACTTCCTCTCGGCCGCCCGCGCCGCCTCGCGCAACAAGCCGATCCTGGTGCTCAAGAGCGGTCGCCACGATCCGGCCAACGGGCTCGACAACGTCTACGACGCGGCCATCCGCCGGGCCGGCATGCTGCGGGTACGGGATACCCATGAGCTGTTTGCCACCGTCGAGACCCTCAGCCACTCCTTGACCCTCAAGGGGGAGCGGCTCGCCATCCTCTCCAACGGCCGTGGGCTGGCCAACATGGCCGCCGATGTGCTGCTGGAGCGCGGTGGCAAGCTGGCCATGCCGCCGCAAGACATCGGCAGCGATGCGGATGTCGATGCCTACCGGCAGGCGCTGGATGCCTTGCTGCAGGGGGACGGCGCCGACGCCATCCTGCTGATCCATGCCCCCTCCCTCACCGCACGGGGCGCCGCCTTGGCTGGCAACCTGATCGACTTTATCAAGCAGCATCCCAGAGCCAGGCGTTTCAACATCCTGACCAACTGGGCCGGGGAATACTCGGCGCAAGCCGGCCGCCGCCTGTTCAATGAGGCGGGCATTCCCACCTATCGCACCCCGGAGAGTGCCGTCACCGCCTTCATGCACATGGTGGAATATCGCCGCAACCAGAAGCAGCTGATGGAAACCCCCGCCTCCCTGCAAGCTGGCCAACTCGATGTCGAACGCTGCCAGCAGCTGATCCAGCAGGCGCTGGATCGCAAGCAACGGGTGCTCGATACCCACCTGGTTCACCCCATCATGCAGGCCGCCGGGCTCTCCACCCTGCCAACCTGGATCGTCTCGGACGCCATCGAGGCAGCGCTGACCGCAGAGCAGATCGGTTATCCGGTAGCCGTGAAGCTGCGCTCGCCGGATATCACCCATAAGTCCGAGGTACACGGTGTCATGCTGAACCTGCGCACCTCGGCCGAGGTGGCCCAGGCGGCGGATGCCATCCTGGACCGGGTCCGTCAGCACGATCCGGGGGCCCGCATCGAAGGCCTGCTGGTGCAGCGCATGGCAAAACGCAGCGGTGGACTCGAGCTGCGCATCCGCCTGCAGCAGGATCCCGTCTTCGGCCCCGTCATCCTGCTCGGTGAATCCGGCGCCGCTCCACACGAGATGGTCGCCGCCCTGCCGCCGCTCAACCAGGCGCTGGCCCGCTACCAGATCATCGGCGCCCTCAAGCAGGGCAAGATCCGCGAGCAAGCCAGTCCGGCGCGGCTCGATATCGATGCCCTCGGCCGGGTGCTGTGTCAGCTGTCGGAGCTGCTGCTGGCCTTCCCCGAGATCCAGGAGCTCGATCTACATCCACTGCAGGCCTGCGCCGACGAGATGGTGATCCTGGATGCCAGGCTCGTCTTGCTGGCGGAGGGCCAGCAGGCACTCCCCCTAGCCATTCGCCCCTATCCCACCGAGCTGGAGGAGGGGGCCTGGCTCAAGGATCAGAGCCATGTCCTGCTGCGCCCAATCCGGCCGGAGGACGAACCAGCCCACAAGCAGTTCGTGCTCAAGGTCTCCGATGAAGACAGGTACAAGCGTTTCTTCGCCGATGTGGGGGAGCTGGGCCACGAGGAACTGGCCCGCATGACCCAGATCGACTACGACCGGGAGATGGCCTTCGTCGCCGTGGGACAGGATGGCGCCTTCAACCAGCAGATCCTGGGGGTGGTGCGCGCCATCTCCAACCCGGATCTGTCCGATGCGGAATTTGCCATTCTGATCCGCTCGGACCTGAAAGGTATGGGGCTGGGCAAGCTGATGATGGAGAAGATAGTCCGCTACGCCAGGGAGCGTGGCATCGGCCAGCTCTCCGGCATGACCATGCCCAGCAATCGCGGCATGATCAATCTGGCCAAGCGGCTGGGTTTTCAGATCGACATCCAGCTGGAAGACGGGGTGGTCAATATGGCGCTGCCCTGCGCAGATAAAGGCATATAA